The genomic segment ACTGTTACCTCCTTCAGCAGCATTCCTTTGACAGACTTTGTATCCCACTGGCCACTGCATTGCCTTCTCTGTATCATAGCTAGATCACTTCTCGCGTTCTTCACTGCATACATTAGTTGCTAAGAGTTGTAAACTTCTTCCCTTTCTAAATTCCTGCCACTGGCTAGCAGGCTACCACACTCAGACTTCTACTTTTAGTGTGTGGATAACAAGGCTACTGCACCCATCCTATCTTAAAGTGTCAGCTAGTACAAAGCCGTTATGTTCCAGGAGAAAGCAATCACCCCCTCTTGACCAGCTGATGTTTCAAAGAAGATAAATGCATCTCTTGAAATAAGAACAAACATATAGAGTTGCAAACCAACATAGTGCTGctcatttaaaaatatatacttatgtTGACTGCTTAACTAATTGCAACTTTGCATAACTTTATCCACATAATAACATATAAGTGTCCTCTTTGATACTCAGGTCAAACCTAATCGTAGGAACTCAAGAGTTGAAGAAATTATGTATCCAGGTATTAGGCAAGGTGCTAGGCTGAAGAAATGTGGACAGTGGTGTTTACCAACCATGCATGGCCATAATTGTAAGAGAGCTTGAGGATACCATGATCATAGAAAATAATGCATCAGAAAATGAAGTCCATAGAGAGCTTTGGAGGATCTAATCATTTCTCTATAGAAAGGTCCAATAACCTTCCACCCACTAAATTTCACATAGGACCATTCACCACTTCCTTTCAAAACCAGCTCCTACACCGCCAAGATAATTGTTCAGCAGAAGGAAGCCGGCTGTTGCAATATATAACAGATTCGGGTACGAagtttttcaaataaataattactcCTCAAATTCTATTGACTTAAAGTCATCCCTTGTTTATTCAGGGAAGAAGATTCTAATATGTAATAGAGCTTCCAAATAAATGCCATCTagtagtttattttattttttgataaggtaaggTAAAAATGCCATCTAGTAGTAAAGTTCAAGCATTGGTTTTTTTAAGCATGGCATAAGAACTCGTGCAGCTTGGGAGAGAATAGTACTCCGTCCACTACATGGGCCATTCAACTACTGAAGCATTAATCTATCGAAGATTAAGATTAAATTTAAGGCTCATATCAATGAAGCCAACATGCCAAACCTGATAAATGGCATTGCTTCTTTTTCacatgaaaatgaaaagagTAATTTACTCTAATCACCCCTCATGATGTAACCATGTATTTTAAAAGATTGTGCAGCAGCTCATAGTTTACTAAGGGTTTATTCTTCCATGATAACGATGGCATGCGTACTTTGACGATTATATCAGATGAGTTAAGACCAGTTAACAGAAACCTAGGCAGAAAGGTGATATAAGTGCCTGGGTCATACAGCATGATAGAGTTCTTGATTATTCCCTGTACGCATGCAGTATCAACTATCAAGTCCAAGGAGTCCCTCTCTCAACCCCACTTTGGGGCAATATTCAAACAGCATTTCCTGAACTAACATAGATATTGTAGGAGGGGAAGAAAATTTCACTAGTAGGAGATGCCAAAACTGTAAACCAGCTCGATTTAGAAATACTCCAACCCTGATGAACCATCAAGAGAAAATTGAAATAGCTCAATCACCTCAGCATCTCTTTTTTATACTATACGTAAAATAAACCAGCCGGTTTGAACTTGTCACATTGCCAGTCTAAAGTTCAGATAAAGGAGGAGAATTGTGGTCGATTGACGGCTAGCAAAACGCTAGTCATTATATGATGAACCCTCACATGTTACTAAGGATTAATATAACTGACCTtaactagtttggaattgaggcgtagatgatgttattgttgcaaaacaacaataaaagaTGCAGACCAGTTAACATAAGAAGATGGATAGACAGAACAAGTTCATGTAAAAGTTCCAGGCATCTTGCCCGTAAGGtactaacttttattttttattgtggtgttaagttccagaagtttttttttttttttttttttttttttttgagagggTAACGGTAAGTTCCAGAAgatttaaataaagaaaatcacaTACGGAGGGAACAAATGAGGTTGGGATGAATGAATGAACTTATAGTGATTCAAGAGCGTCAATGAGATCCCAAAAAAACAAGTTTCATGTCTATGTAAAACTGAGATATGTGTGATAGACAAGAAAACAACGTGGTACAGCTGAAGAGCTGATTAGAAAGCAGCTTGATTCAAGGTGTTTCTGGATTGGAGATCTGAGAAATTGGTTGTTGACAAattatctctctttttttttttttttttggacaagagATGAATTATCTCAGATAAAAGCAACTCGAATTAAGAGTTATTACTATACCATATTCCTATAAATCCATTACAAATTAAACAGTGGTATAATCTTATAACTTTATAAGAATAAGGCTTAAAACCTAGATAGCCCCTTAAACTTGGCACCTTGGACACCTTAACTTTGCTAGTGACTGGATAGACACTTTAACACATCAAAAGTGTATCTTGTGAACACTCGTATCCATAAAATCAAGAGAGTGAAGCTCACTTCCTATTAATGTGTCAAATAAACCAATTAATAAATGACACGTGTATTTTCAACGAAAAATGATTGATAAGtgtaacttaaaatatttaaaaatacaatttaaaaaataaaagaaagataaaaCCTGCTCCCCTCCGCAGACTGTCTCATCCCTGGGTGTTAGTTTTCAAGTTTTTAATTAGATATTTTTGAGGTCTCTACTGATTTGCCTATCTAAATCTGAAGCGTGCTTCTAGTTTTGGTACAGGAGATGAAAAAGTAGATTTAGGGGAAGGAATGGAAATGAATTTTGAGCGGAGAATTGGaaggattttattaaaaaaaggatGAAGGAGGTGATTGTAGTGGTGGATTGTTTGATCGGAGAGTCCATTTTTTTTGGTCGGGTGCTTGCCGGAGGTTGGAGGTGACGACTTGAAATTTTAGGgtctttttcccaaaataaataaaatgaacaatAAGAGTGAAAAATGCTCTCACGCGCTCAAAACAGGCTGTGAGACACATTGTTTGCCACATCACACATTTGTGTTCAAGAGACACACTTTTGTCAAGTTAAAGTGTCCATCTGGTCACTAGCAAAGTTAAAGTATCTAACTTACAAATGGTGCCTAAGTTTAAGGGGCTATCTAGGTATTTAGCCTAAAAATAAACACTGCTCAATCTAAGCTCAGAGCCTGGTGGTTAGTATGAAGAAGGCAAGGGAAAAACATGTAAACTGTAATACTCATTAGCCTTTTTCATAGATAAATCAACCATGTTACCAATAACGAGTCTGGAAAATAGCTGCATGGTATATGGCCAACAAGCTATTTCATTGAATCTGACATTTCATTAGGTTAAATTCTGTATTGAAAACagttatcaaaaaataaaacaagaatgagATTCTTGTTGGGATTAAGGCTTAGTTGATGTTACACTTTATTCCAATGTGTGACAGGAAGTCATTCTATTCTAGTTAAAGACGTCTAGTCCaagtatacaacaacaacaacaacaacatacccaatgaatcccacaatgtggggtctggggagggtagagtgtacgcagaccttacccctaccttaggtagggaggctgtttccggaagaccctcggctcaagaaaaggcATAGGAAAGGTTAGATACGGGCAAACAAttcaaagcaattatgaaaatgaaaacaacgaAAGTGAATAAGCCATGATAAACCATTCTGTGCAAACAGATACTCGCAGAAATCAAGGGACAAGAAACTAAAGATCAATGCAGCTACTCGCAAGAAAATTCACATAGCCAGACCAACTAGTTTGAGATTGAGCATAGCTGATTGATTGACCAACTACAAGAATCAGATTTCACATGATTGTAGATGGTAGTAGTATATAACAAGTGAATAGAAGttctttattctttttgagAAGGTAAAGTAACTTTTATAAATAAACAAGGACAACAGGTGTGCTGTTACATTTGTACGATGTTTTCAGAAAACAAAAGACAACAAAAATATCCCCATCTAAAATCAAGAATATAAGAGGCCGATATCTAGCTGATTAACTTTCCAAGGAGTCCTATCTAGAAACCATGCAAGGAGATCGAAACGACATTACAGAAGATAGCAACATTTGCTTCATCTTAACTAGGCCATAAGACTAAGATGGTCTTGCAGAATTTATAGCAACACCTTTGTCCCCTCAAATCAACTTCTCATTCCAATTCCACATGTTCACTATACAATCTCTATAGTGTATTAGCAGTAAACCAACTCCAGAGAATAGTAGTTTTGACAAGCTGAAAAATTAAACTAAAGAAACTGTAGATCCAATAGGTATGCAAACATTCAGCTACTAAATTCCACCAATCATTTCCACAAAAATTGCGACAAATTATTTACTATCCGAACATAATAGACTTGAATAGAGCGGAATCTTATACAAATTCATATAGCTAACCTAACTAATTCCGGATCGGGGCACATTTGATTGcgatttcataaaaataaggaCTTTTCACAAACATGATCTCCAAAACAAAGCAAtctattcataacacataagtaAAGGTAGCTTACAGATAACAGAATATTAGGACAATGCTGCATCATTTCAAACATTAAACAAAGCTGGATTTGCGGTGGCTGTTCTAACTTGAACTTCAAGCAATTCTAAACGACGTTCCAGTGTATCAAGCTTCTCATTCAGTGTTGCCAATTTACTCTTAGTCGTTGCCTCTGaaaaaacacaaacaaaattcACCGcaaaaaggtttaaaaaaataggaattCAACAAAAAGCCAAAAAATTCCCCTAAGGACATGTATGAGTTGGAGAACAAATTAAACTAGATCCAATAGGTATGCAAACTTTCCGCTactcaaaatcacaaaaattgCAGAAATTATTTACTATCGGAGTATAATGGACTTTAATAGAGGGAAATCTTATACAAATTCATATTGCTAACCTAACTAATTCAGGGATCGAGGCACATTTGATTGAGATTTTCATAAAATAAGGACTTTTCACAAATATGATCTCCAAAACAAATAATTTACTCTTCGCTGTTGCCTCcgaaaaatacaagaaaatcaACCTCGAAGATGCTATTCTCTCCGTCCCAATGTCACATTTCTATTATTAGGAGCAACTTAACTTTATaatttctcttttacccttaattatgaaatgatttatagtcacaccAATGTCTAAGGTTTGTTTTAGACCTTGTTCCTTTCtgacgtgtttggccatgagaattattcactttttccagaaaatcttttcactttatttgaaaatcagcttttggccatgaaaattaaTATTCCAAATACAACCTAAAACCCTGTTTTCCCTTACacagtacattcaaacaatcaaatattctttgcaaaactataaccaaacacaactccaacttcaaaaatttcaaataaagtgaaaagtatttgatttctatggccaaacacctacttaaacttacataaattgggacaacgGAGAATAAAAAAGAGGAACTTAACCCTAAGGAGATGTGAAATTACCGAATTggacaaggaaatcgaagagtTTACGGACATTGAGGGAAATGTGAGATATAAATTCACGATTCTCCCAATCAGCTTGTACTGCTATCCCTACATTCACTGCGTTTGTTATTCCTCCTGCTCGTGCCATTTCTTGTGAACTGCTTTTCCAGTGAAAATTACAAACAGATCTGGAAAGTCTACagttttttcagaaaacaaccAAAATTGTCCTTTAACTTTTATATGAAGCACTAATAGTCCTCCATATTTGAAATATTGGAGCACTTTTAGTCACCTAAATGATGACTTAGAGCCCGTTTAGATTGggttataagttggtcaaaccagcttataagctatttttaatttatttgaatatttgacaaaaatagaaaatagtttaaattaagttaaaaaatacTTAGATAAGCCAAAACTTAGAAATTGCTTAAccccaattttttattttttatttttttgctaaaaaaccattttagtttgaccaacaactttattcttttatcccttatattttctgttaatttcaatactactctttaagcacttttatttaaataagtaactgtttatttataaaataacttttagcaccttaaaagtactttttttcagctaatccaaacaggctcttagttgAGCAGCATCTCTTTTGGTTGATTGCTGTTTTCCACCTTTTGCTAATCTtgtcttcaattttattttatttttttggttcctTTTCTTTGACTTTTGTTTTCGCTGCTACTCATAATGTGTATTGTAAGTTTAAGAAAAATGATGGACATAGTGATTACCTGCTTATCTTCAAAGTCAAGCATTTCTAATTAAGAAAAATTGGGGGAATACACCGACTGCTACTTAAATTTgctaatatatttatttaaacactCGAATTATGATTTCCTAGAAAACTTGCCCGCGCGAATCgcgcatttaaaaaaaaaaaaaaaaaaacttaaccCAAAATCAATATTTATTCTTCGATCAATGTTATATTCTCTATTCGTGTGATTCCTTTTGTCAAGAGTTCTTGTGTTGCTCGAATCTCCTAGCTACTTTCATGTTGTTTTTCTTTGTCATTATCCTTTTTATATAGATgtgttctttttatttattctcaGTGATAttaagatgaatgaatgaaaAGATATTTTTCTACAAATTGAAGTTCGACATTTCCAACTAAACAGTATCTCTTCATATAAGGATGTCAAACTTTTATATAACTCATCCAACaaaattttataatattgaaATATTAAATTCTAAAAGACAATTTAGTTTACTAACTAATTTAGTTTACTTTATACATCTATCATTAATATTACTCTTCTTTCCTTAGCTTGCAATGCATAACTTCATCTACATAAATTTTGATCTAATATAATCtcagaaaaatatataatatataaaccTTTCTTTGCTCATTAGCTTTGGTTTAATCTCCTATAATATCATATAATTATGCAGTAAATGTTGCTATTTTCAAACgtttaaatcaaataaatgaGAATTTCAAAACTCACATGAAGTTATTTAAATGAAATAAGGTAATTAAGAAATACTATCGTATGCACAGAAAAAGTCATCTATCTATGCAATTATTGTTGGGTTAGCAAGACTTGAAGCGTTTGAAATGTCAACGGTTTAGTTTTTAAGGCTGAACGTATCACAAACATACCTGTAGAAGAAAATTTCGAACGATGTGAGGGGTAGTTCCAAAATATCTGCAGAATAGCTGAATAGgaaaagaaacttgaagaaaatattcacacatatacaaaaagaaagctaaatctagaggaaaaataaatatttgaagaaacTTAGAAGGTTTTATTTGGAAGAAACTTAGAAGGCTTACTCCATAAAGAAGACAATATATGCAATCAATTATTTTCGGGAACAAAGTATCCTGACAATTTTTAAAGACCCACCAATGCTTTCAACGTAACTGTATAGTACTATTTCTCAATTAAAAAATTGCCAATCCGGCGTACCTTTTAATCATCCAACATACGTAGTAAGAATCTTCTAAAGCATCCTAAATTAGAGAAAGAACATCTCAATTATCCACAGCACCAAACACACAAATGCATGTATTTATAGTCAAATAGTGAGGGGAAGTTGAATAGAGCTGGTAATTGGTGAATATGAAGATGGTGAAAACATAAATTCTTGAGGATCAAATTTAACCGATAACCTATTTTTGATTTGATTTCAggtaattaaattgtttatatacATTAATCTATATTTattattgtcacgccccgaaccatagcctgggcgtaacacgacactcggtgcctgactgcatgtgaccgagcgaaccacatggcttgctgaatcatcataaggcataacatgagcggaatataacgtaaATGCATGATgcgcctttataaaacgtagtaagtcataatacttaataaaagtacttgtttaaacatgagtgcggaaataacatgaatgagccaaaaaggCTATACCACTCCGAATGTCCGACATCACATAATCGACTTGTCTAGTCATGAAACCTCTATCGTGAGTCCGATCGGAAAACATActtaccgggacaaggcccaagatacctttagatgcaaaactaattaaagaatgacaatgtctaaaccccgaatgagatggggctcaccaataagttcGGTACGTGCGCATCCTGTGAGCGAGGCGTCGTCCGTAAATCCGTACCTGTGtcatgaaatgcaggcccccgagCAATAAAagggggacgtcagcacattgaatgtaccggtatgtaaagcaactgaaagaaataacatgggacatggaataacatgataagaactgaaactgaaaacctggacatgaacatgagcatgagcatggatacatatatatataacatgcgtaagacatgataagtagggagagcatttcataaaccgaccatgtgatatcaccacgtgggtacgtggagtacGGTACCTACGGGGACAGAGAGCtccccataccttgccgggtatgaggtggtaacgtgcacgatggatccattcggtgtaaaattaaggtatcgtcctaactaggcggagcgatccttatcctacggtggctacgtagttttgAGCTATCCGAGCCTTCTAATTagtcgtgcaactcccaaaaaacatgaacataatatagttgtcTAAGAAGCcgatgattttcgtgaattaacttgtacttgtcttgtaatcatgatttcacgaaataacttgtaaacatggtttcatgaaataacttgtaaacatggtttcatgaaataacttgtatt from the Lycium ferocissimum isolate CSIRO_LF1 chromosome 11, AGI_CSIRO_Lferr_CH_V1, whole genome shotgun sequence genome contains:
- the LOC132036633 gene encoding protein BRICK 1; its protein translation is MARAGGITNAVNVGIAVQADWENREFISHISLNVRKLFDFLVQFEATTKSKLATLNEKLDTLERRLELLEVQVRTATANPALFNV